The following proteins are encoded in a genomic region of Arthrobacter jiangjiafuii:
- a CDS encoding SDR family oxidoreductase, with protein sequence MKNSSGAVRRLEGKTAVVTGASRGIGLAVAQRLVAEGARVCITARKDGPLKEAAADFPEGTVLAIAGKSDDAVHRAEVLDTVAAEFGRLDILVNNAGINPVYGPLMDLEPDAARKIIDVNLYGTLGWVQAAYHHEKLDFAGRGGSVINLSSVSAQTPSPGISFYGISKAAIEQLTRSLAVELGPAIRVNALAPAVVKTQFARALYEGREEQVAAAYPLGRLGTPEDVAAAAAFLASDDAAWITGQILNLDGGLLAAGGNA encoded by the coding sequence ATGAAGAACAGCTCCGGAGCCGTCCGCCGCTTGGAGGGCAAGACCGCCGTCGTGACCGGCGCCAGCCGCGGCATCGGGCTGGCTGTCGCGCAGCGGCTGGTCGCCGAAGGTGCCCGCGTCTGCATCACCGCCCGCAAGGACGGGCCGCTGAAGGAGGCTGCTGCTGATTTCCCCGAGGGGACGGTCCTGGCGATTGCCGGCAAGTCCGACGACGCCGTGCACCGCGCGGAGGTCCTGGACACGGTGGCCGCGGAGTTCGGCCGGCTCGACATCCTGGTGAACAATGCCGGCATCAACCCCGTGTACGGCCCGCTGATGGATCTGGAGCCCGATGCGGCCCGCAAGATCATCGACGTGAACCTGTACGGCACCCTCGGCTGGGTGCAGGCCGCCTATCACCACGAGAAGCTGGATTTCGCCGGCCGCGGCGGTTCGGTCATCAACCTGTCCTCGGTCAGCGCACAGACCCCCTCCCCCGGCATCAGCTTCTATGGCATCAGCAAGGCCGCCATCGAACAGCTCACCCGGTCCCTCGCCGTCGAGCTGGGTCCGGCCATCCGCGTCAACGCGCTGGCCCCCGCCGTCGTCAAGACGCAGTTTGCCCGCGCACTGTACGAGGGCCGGGAAGAGCAGGTGGCGGCCGCCTACCCCCTGGGCCGGCTGGGCACCCCTGAGGATGTGGCCGCTGCCGCGGCCTTCCTGGCCTCCGACGACGCCGCGTGGATCACCGGCCAGATCCTGAACCTCGACGGCGGCCTGCTGGCTGCCGGCGGCAACGCCTAG
- a CDS encoding acyl-CoA dehydrogenase family protein, which translates to MSLPSDIEDLRLRTRDFIRTVVIPAEPAPGERLKEADRTRLQDAAKAAGVYAPHAPREYGGQGVPLRYWSPIFQEAGYSLIGPTVLNCQAPDEGNMHMLELIGTEAQKEQYLRPLVSGAARSCFGMTEPHPGAGSDPAALRSSAAKVDGGWVITGHKRFTSGANNATFCIAMVRTPALEATPTSAAAQAGATMLLVDMDAPGVRIGEQISTMDRAIGGGHPHLHFEDVFVPDTAVLGAPGEGFRYAQVRLGPARLTHCMRWLGLARRAMDIALDRANTREMFGAALHELGIAQDMLALNVMDLETSDAIITKTAGLLESDARAGSALSSVAKAHTSEAVYRVIDRSLQLCGGDGVSDRLPLASYLNEVRAFRIYDGSNETHKWAIARRASSARRREVASAR; encoded by the coding sequence ATGAGCCTTCCTTCCGACATCGAAGACCTGCGCCTGCGCACCCGGGACTTCATCCGCACGGTGGTCATCCCCGCCGAACCGGCTCCCGGCGAGCGCCTGAAGGAAGCCGACCGGACCCGGCTGCAGGACGCCGCCAAGGCAGCCGGTGTCTACGCACCGCACGCTCCCCGCGAATACGGCGGCCAGGGCGTCCCGCTTCGGTACTGGTCCCCCATCTTCCAGGAAGCCGGGTACTCGCTGATTGGCCCTACGGTGCTGAACTGCCAGGCACCGGATGAAGGCAACATGCACATGCTCGAGCTGATCGGCACCGAGGCGCAGAAGGAACAGTATCTGCGCCCCCTGGTCTCCGGTGCCGCGCGCTCCTGCTTCGGCATGACCGAGCCGCATCCCGGTGCCGGGTCGGATCCCGCCGCGCTGCGCTCCTCTGCCGCCAAGGTGGACGGCGGCTGGGTCATCACCGGACACAAGCGCTTCACCAGCGGCGCGAACAACGCCACCTTCTGTATCGCCATGGTCCGCACTCCGGCACTCGAGGCCACCCCAACCTCCGCCGCAGCGCAGGCCGGAGCCACCATGCTGCTGGTGGACATGGACGCTCCCGGGGTGCGCATCGGCGAGCAGATCTCCACCATGGACCGGGCCATTGGCGGCGGGCATCCACACCTGCATTTCGAGGACGTGTTCGTTCCGGACACCGCGGTTTTGGGTGCTCCAGGCGAGGGATTCCGGTACGCGCAGGTCCGGCTGGGTCCGGCGCGGCTGACCCACTGCATGCGCTGGCTTGGACTGGCCCGGCGGGCCATGGATATTGCCCTGGACCGGGCCAACACCCGGGAAATGTTCGGCGCCGCCCTGCATGAGCTGGGCATCGCGCAGGACATGCTGGCCCTGAATGTGATGGATCTGGAAACCTCCGACGCGATCATCACCAAGACCGCCGGCCTGCTCGAATCCGACGCGAGGGCCGGCTCCGCACTGTCCTCGGTGGCCAAGGCCCACACCTCCGAAGCGGTGTACCGGGTGATCGACCGGTCACTGCAGCTGTGCGGCGGCGACGGCGTCTCCGACCGCCTGCCACTGGCCTCCTACCTGAACGAGGTCCGCGCCTTCCGGATCTACGACGGCTCCAACGAAACCCACAAATGGGCCATTGCCCGGCGCGCCTCATCCGCCCGGCGCCGCGAGGTGGCCAGTGCCCGCTGA
- a CDS encoding phosphotransferase family protein has product MPADTVLLHSVPDGVEVVATAAEAALLASPPLLILDAVTAFLDANNLGSGPLSWAQIGDGQSNITYRIQRGSDVYVLRRGPRPPLPRSTHDMVREARIQQLLQTRGIPVPGILAVCEDESVLGVPFYVMTYLDGLVIADTIPAPLDPLEERLATSNAVVDTLVQLHRVDVSDGELAAFGRPDGYLRRQVERFSALWDINTTRSLPDVALLGSWLADNLPDSQAAAVLHGDYRPGNLMFASSAPARVSAVLDWEMAAIGDPLADLGYLTATYAEPGSASTPLELTSVSRSPGYLDRAGVIARYRAQSDLSLDALPWYQALALWKASIFCEAIYTRWLRGERPGDTRFAPTLEAGVPQLLAQARLFAGLSPEGRH; this is encoded by the coding sequence GTGCCCGCTGACACAGTCCTCCTGCACTCGGTACCCGACGGCGTTGAAGTGGTTGCCACCGCCGCCGAGGCAGCACTCCTGGCCTCCCCGCCCCTGCTCATCCTGGACGCCGTCACCGCGTTTCTGGACGCCAACAACCTGGGATCGGGCCCCCTGTCCTGGGCCCAGATCGGCGACGGGCAATCCAACATCACCTACCGGATCCAGCGCGGCAGCGACGTTTATGTGCTGCGCCGCGGACCGCGGCCGCCGCTGCCCCGATCCACGCATGACATGGTCCGTGAAGCCCGGATCCAGCAGCTCCTGCAAACCCGCGGGATTCCAGTCCCCGGCATCCTGGCCGTCTGCGAGGACGAGTCGGTGCTGGGCGTGCCGTTCTACGTCATGACCTACCTCGACGGACTGGTCATCGCCGACACCATTCCCGCACCCCTGGACCCGCTGGAAGAGCGGCTGGCGACCAGCAACGCCGTCGTCGACACCCTGGTGCAGCTGCACCGGGTGGACGTTTCGGACGGCGAGCTGGCGGCGTTCGGGCGTCCGGACGGTTACCTGCGCCGGCAGGTGGAGCGCTTCTCCGCACTTTGGGACATCAACACCACCCGGTCACTGCCCGACGTCGCGCTCCTGGGTAGCTGGCTGGCGGATAACCTGCCGGACAGCCAGGCCGCGGCCGTGCTGCACGGGGACTACCGTCCGGGAAACCTGATGTTCGCCAGTTCCGCTCCGGCCCGCGTCAGCGCCGTCCTGGACTGGGAGATGGCAGCGATCGGTGATCCGCTGGCGGACCTGGGCTACCTGACCGCCACCTACGCCGAGCCGGGCAGTGCATCCACTCCCCTGGAGCTGACCTCCGTATCCCGCAGTCCCGGCTATCTGGACCGGGCCGGTGTCATCGCCCGCTACCGGGCGCAGAGCGATCTGTCGCTGGATGCCCTGCCCTGGTATCAGGCGCTGGCGCTGTGGAAGGCGTCGATCTTCTGCGAGGCCATCTACACCCGCTGGCTCAGGGGCGAGCGGCCCGGCGACACCCGGTTCGCGCCCACCCTGGAAGCCGGGGTGCCGCAGCTGCTGGCGCAGGCCCGGCTATTTGCGGGCCTGTCACCGGAAGGCAGGCATTAG
- a CDS encoding NAD(P)-dependent alcohol dehydrogenase — translation MKALQYRTIGSAPEVVEIETPEPGPGQVRLKVTAAGVCHSDDFIMSLPEEHYVYALPQTLGHEGAGTVDKLGDGVAHLELGTSVAVYGPWGCGRCYECSKGSENYCTNAHEFGIRPPGLGSPGSMAEYMIVDSARHLVPLGDLDPVKNVSLTDAGLTPYHAIKGSLDKLHAGSTCVVIGVGGLGHVAVQLLRAMTPATVVALDISEEKLNLATDVGAQYTFPSEPGAVATVRDLTRGEGVNVVFDFVANQATMDLGHAMMRPQGDQVLVGVGAGVLPVGLTTGAMESAIRSPYWGSRPELIEVLDLARTSGINVHTEVYSLDNAPEAYAKLHRNEIMGRAVVVP, via the coding sequence ATGAAGGCCCTTCAATACCGCACCATTGGTTCCGCGCCGGAAGTCGTCGAGATTGAAACACCGGAACCCGGCCCGGGGCAGGTGCGCCTCAAGGTGACCGCCGCCGGGGTCTGCCACTCCGACGACTTCATCATGAGCCTGCCGGAAGAGCATTACGTCTACGCGCTCCCGCAGACCCTGGGCCATGAAGGCGCCGGAACGGTGGACAAGCTGGGCGACGGCGTCGCGCACCTCGAGCTGGGAACCTCCGTTGCCGTCTACGGTCCCTGGGGCTGCGGACGCTGCTACGAGTGTTCCAAAGGCAGTGAGAACTACTGCACCAACGCCCACGAGTTCGGCATCCGGCCGCCCGGGCTCGGCTCGCCGGGATCCATGGCCGAATACATGATTGTGGACTCCGCGCGGCATCTGGTGCCGCTGGGCGACCTTGATCCGGTGAAGAACGTGTCCCTGACCGACGCCGGACTCACCCCGTACCACGCGATCAAGGGATCGCTGGATAAGCTGCACGCCGGTTCCACATGCGTGGTGATCGGCGTCGGCGGACTGGGGCACGTGGCCGTCCAATTGCTGCGGGCGATGACGCCGGCCACCGTGGTGGCGCTGGATATCAGCGAGGAGAAGCTGAACCTGGCGACCGACGTCGGCGCCCAGTACACCTTCCCCTCCGAACCCGGCGCTGTGGCCACGGTCCGGGACCTCACTCGTGGCGAGGGTGTCAATGTGGTGTTCGACTTCGTGGCGAACCAGGCCACTATGGATCTGGGCCACGCGATGATGCGTCCGCAGGGCGACCAGGTGCTGGTGGGCGTGGGCGCCGGAGTGCTTCCGGTGGGCCTGACCACCGGTGCCATGGAGTCGGCCATCCGCTCGCCCTACTGGGGCAGCCGGCCGGAGCTGATCGAAGTGCTGGACCTGGCCAGGACCAGCGGCATCAACGTCCATACCGAGGTCTACTCGCTGGACAACGCCCCCGAGGCCTACGCCAAGCTGCACCGCAACGAGATCATGGGCCGCGCCGTCGTCGTTCCCTAG
- a CDS encoding dihydrofolate reductase family protein, whose product MTLSVNVFLTLDGVMQGPGGTDEDRSGGFERGGWLVPHAGPAMDQIVAGWFARADALLLGRSTYEMMQPYWEPAVDPDDAVAYALNNLTKYLVSSTLTDPTWNNTRLLTGDPLEAVAALRDHRGELQVHGSHQLARSLHDAGLVDEYRLLVFPVVVGAGKRLFETGSVPSGFQLLESETLDNGAVHLRLRPVPFTTAEIGPGSS is encoded by the coding sequence ATGACTCTCTCTGTCAATGTCTTCCTGACCCTGGACGGCGTCATGCAAGGTCCCGGGGGAACGGATGAGGACCGGTCCGGCGGGTTCGAGCGCGGCGGCTGGCTGGTGCCGCACGCCGGACCTGCCATGGATCAGATTGTTGCCGGCTGGTTTGCCCGAGCCGATGCGCTGCTGCTGGGCCGCAGCACCTACGAGATGATGCAGCCGTACTGGGAACCGGCCGTCGATCCAGACGATGCGGTGGCCTATGCGCTGAACAACCTGACCAAGTATCTGGTCTCCTCGACGCTGACCGATCCAACCTGGAACAACACCCGTCTGCTAACCGGAGATCCTCTGGAAGCCGTCGCTGCGCTGCGGGACCACCGCGGCGAACTTCAGGTCCACGGAAGCCACCAGCTGGCCCGGAGCCTGCACGACGCCGGGTTGGTGGACGAATACCGGCTCCTCGTTTTCCCTGTGGTGGTCGGCGCCGGCAAACGGCTCTTCGAAACGGGATCCGTGCCGTCGGGCTTCCAGCTGCTGGAATCCGAAACCCTGGACAATGGCGCGGTGCATCTGCGGCTCCGTCCCGTACCGTTCACGACGGCGGAGATTGGGCCCGGGAGTTCGTAG
- a CDS encoding acyl-CoA thioesterase → MHLLLRTLLVLFRSRRRPKMGFFEPSSLPMRVLPTDIDIAMHLNNGMYLSLMDLGRFDLMVRSGFWASMRRHGWSPVVGNETISFRKSLQLGQRYTIETRVIGFDDRASYIEQRMVADGEIYARAYIAARFVSKEGPVSNEDIFKAAGVLPPSDLVLPQWVKQWREDGALPSTRRPAPHHWG, encoded by the coding sequence ATGCATCTTCTTCTCCGCACCCTCTTGGTCCTCTTCCGCTCCCGGCGGCGCCCCAAAATGGGCTTCTTCGAACCCTCGTCGCTGCCCATGCGGGTGCTGCCGACGGACATCGACATCGCCATGCACCTGAACAACGGCATGTACCTGTCGCTGATGGACCTGGGCCGCTTCGACCTCATGGTCCGCAGCGGCTTCTGGGCATCGATGCGCCGCCACGGCTGGAGCCCAGTGGTGGGCAATGAGACCATCAGCTTCCGCAAGTCCCTGCAGCTGGGCCAGCGCTACACGATCGAAACCCGGGTGATTGGCTTCGACGATCGCGCCAGCTACATCGAGCAGCGGATGGTGGCCGACGGCGAAATTTACGCCCGCGCCTACATCGCCGCGCGCTTCGTGTCCAAAGAGGGTCCGGTCAGCAATGAGGACATCTTCAAGGCTGCCGGGGTTCTCCCGCCGTCGGACCTTGTGCTGCCTCAGTGGGTGAAGCAGTGGCGTGAGGACGGCGCCCTGCCCAGCACCCGCCGTCCTGCCCCGCACCACTGGGGTTAG
- a CDS encoding APC family permease, with protein MAITTPGTEPALKKVLGRMDVLALGFGAMIGFGWVVLTGGWLESAGTMGAVTAMVAGGIIMSVVGLTYAELCAAMPKAGGEHNYIMRAMGPRTSFIGSWAIIGGYVTIVAFEAVALPRTVEYIFPNLSQIPLWEVAGFEVNLTWALVGSLAAVVITWINIRGVKEAGIVQTFVVLFLLAIGVVMIAGSFTGGSVANMEPWFNGGMNGFFAVLVVVPFLFIGFDVIPQSAEEVNIPAKQIGKLVVVSVVLATIWYVMVVLTTSSAMPASKLAGADIATADAVGAMFGSDVMAKILIAGGIAGILTSWNSLLMGASRLMYSLARSGMLPAWFGRLHPKYHTPHNALLFIGALSFLAPFGGAEMLGWLVDSGAPSIVLAYTLVAVAFVLLRRREPAMDRPLRIGGRGRGGELIGVLAAVFGTALFSLYMPGMPAQLGMEPWILFGLWWVIGGVLFFRVPGGIKAGPDAEEHVLAKLSRKQKVMAEN; from the coding sequence ATGGCGATCACTACGCCCGGAACCGAACCCGCATTGAAAAAAGTACTGGGCAGAATGGACGTCCTGGCCCTCGGCTTCGGAGCGATGATCGGCTTCGGCTGGGTTGTCCTCACCGGCGGCTGGCTGGAATCGGCAGGGACCATGGGGGCGGTGACCGCGATGGTTGCCGGCGGCATCATCATGTCCGTCGTCGGCCTGACCTATGCCGAGCTCTGCGCCGCCATGCCGAAAGCCGGAGGCGAGCACAACTACATCATGCGGGCCATGGGGCCGCGCACGTCATTCATTGGTTCCTGGGCCATCATCGGCGGTTATGTCACCATCGTGGCCTTTGAGGCAGTGGCCCTGCCGCGCACGGTGGAGTACATCTTCCCGAACCTCAGCCAGATCCCGCTGTGGGAAGTTGCCGGCTTCGAAGTGAACCTGACCTGGGCGCTCGTAGGTTCCCTGGCCGCCGTCGTCATCACCTGGATCAATATCCGCGGTGTGAAGGAAGCCGGAATCGTCCAGACCTTCGTCGTGCTGTTCCTGCTGGCCATCGGCGTCGTCATGATCGCCGGATCCTTCACCGGTGGCTCCGTCGCCAACATGGAGCCGTGGTTTAACGGCGGAATGAACGGCTTCTTCGCGGTCCTGGTTGTGGTTCCCTTCCTGTTCATCGGCTTCGATGTCATTCCCCAGTCCGCCGAGGAAGTGAACATTCCCGCCAAGCAGATCGGCAAGCTGGTGGTGGTGTCGGTTGTCCTGGCCACCATTTGGTACGTGATGGTCGTCCTAACGACCTCCTCCGCCATGCCTGCCTCGAAGCTTGCCGGAGCCGACATCGCCACGGCAGACGCCGTCGGCGCCATGTTCGGGTCGGACGTTATGGCCAAGATCCTCATTGCCGGCGGCATCGCCGGCATCCTCACTTCCTGGAACTCGCTGCTGATGGGCGCCTCGCGGCTGATGTACTCGCTGGCCCGCTCCGGCATGCTGCCCGCGTGGTTCGGCCGCCTGCACCCCAAGTACCACACCCCGCACAACGCCCTGCTGTTCATCGGCGCGCTCAGCTTCCTGGCCCCGTTTGGCGGCGCGGAAATGCTGGGCTGGCTGGTGGATTCCGGCGCGCCGAGCATCGTGCTGGCCTACACGCTCGTCGCCGTGGCCTTCGTGCTCTTGCGCCGGCGCGAGCCGGCCATGGACCGGCCGCTGCGCATCGGCGGCCGCGGCCGCGGAGGCGAGCTGATCGGCGTCCTGGCCGCGGTCTTCGGTACGGCGTTGTTCAGCCTCTACATGCCGGGCATGCCGGCCCAGCTGGGTATGGAACCGTGGATCCTGTTCGGTCTGTGGTGGGTCATCGGCGGAGTCTTGTTCTTCCGCGTTCCCGGCGGCATCAAGGCTGGTCCCGACGCTGAGGAGCACGTTCTCGCGAAGCTGAGCCGGAAGCAAAAAGTCATGGCAGAAAACTAA